One segment of Cutaneotrichosporon cavernicola HIS019 DNA, chromosome: 4 DNA contains the following:
- a CDS encoding uncharacterized protein (mitochondrion protein) — protein sequence MPPVTHAQVKALYEATRAAASTFSSYNFRMYFLRRTDEVFAPALAALGDTPPAAALAAAKAAGNAPNNMTRERLEAFMGEREAALAALKRSGITNAMIGGISHDGSQPEEFKKIISIVDDKMDAVYTLKPQNQTITLHKLIPNTI from the exons ATGCCGCCCGTCACCCACGCCCAAGTCAAGGCTCTGTATGAGgccacccgcgccgccgcaagcaccttctcctcctACAACTTCCGGATGTACTTCCTCCGGCGTACGGACGAGGTGTTCGcccccgccctcgccgcacTGGGCGACACTCCGCCCGCAGCTGCACTCGCTGCTGCCAAGGCGGCCGGCAACGCACCAAACAACATgacgcgcgagcgcctcgaggcgtTCATGGGTGAACGGGAggcagccttggcggctCTGAAGCGATCGGGAATCACCAACGCAAT GATCGGAGGGATAT CGCACGATGGGTCACAGCCGGAAGAGTTTAAGAAGATCATTAGTatcgtcgacgacaagatGGACGCAGTCTACACTCTAAAACCGCAGAATCAAACAATCACATTGCACAAACTAATACCTAACACGATCTGA